From one Rhopalosiphum padi isolate XX-2018 chromosome 2, ASM2088224v1, whole genome shotgun sequence genomic stretch:
- the LOC132922954 gene encoding histone H4 — protein MTGRGKGGKGLGKGGAKRHRKVLRDNIQGITKPAIRRLARRGGVKRISGLIYEETRGVLKVFLENVIRDAVTYTEHAKRKTVTAMDVVYALKRQGRTLYGFGG, from the coding sequence ATGACCGGACGCGGTAAAGGAGGAAAAGGTCTTGGTAAAGGAGGAGCCAAACGTCATCGTAAAGTACTCCGTGACAACATCCAGGGAATCACCAAGCCCGCCATTCGTCGGTTAGCTCGTCGTGGTGGAGTGAAGCGTATCTCCGGTTTGATCTACGAAGAGACTCGCGGTGTTTTAAAAGTGTTCCTGGAAAACGTAATCCGTGATGCCGTAACATACACTGAGCACGCCAAGAGGAAGACAGTCACCGCCATGGATGTCGTATACGCCCTCAAACGCCAAGGTCGTACTTTGTACGGTTTCGgaggttaa
- the LOC132922940 gene encoding histone H2A has protein sequence MSGRGKAGKSKGGKSKTRSSRAGLQFPVGRIHRLLRKGNYAERVGAGAPVYLAAVMEYLAAEVLELAGNAARDNKKSRIIPRHLQLAIRNDEELNKLLSGVTIAQGGVLPNIQAVLLPKKTEKKV, from the coding sequence ATGAGCGGAAGAGGCAAAGCAGGAAAATCGAAGGGAGGTAAATCCAAGACCAGGTCGTCCCGTGCCGGACTCCAGTTCCCAGTCGGTCGTATCCATCGTCTGTTGAGAAAAGGAAACTACGCCGAACGTGTCGGAGCCGGAGCACCGGTATACTTGGCCGCCGTCATGGAGTATTTGGCAGCTGAAGTATTGGAATTGGCCGGTAACGCTGCCCGTGACAACAAAAAATCTCGTATCATTCCCAGACATTTGCAATTGGCAATCAGGAACGACGAAGAATTGAACAAATTGTTGTCCGGTGTCACAATCGCTCAAGGCGGTGTGTTGCCCAACATCCAAGCCGTTCTTTTACCCAAAAAGACCGAGAAGAAAGTCTAA